A stretch of the Carassius carassius chromosome 6, fCarCar2.1, whole genome shotgun sequence genome encodes the following:
- the LOC132142838 gene encoding CMRF35-like molecule 5, producing MKMKTFHVLWIGIFLSGFRDSATDGTEIHGFFGKVATITCSHSWTSSNIKYFCRDPCKDSKDILVKSGQSPTGRYRLKDSGNTFTVVISDLQESDSGIYWCGVDRFGYDSFKKVKLTLSKDPRESITTSTEPYKYIQTSTDSHTVTPAAHSESTSVTARKTTSYSSPDDITLSPSITASVNTTVYILYAVGGLLLAVIMFAVGLVTVHQYRKKNKTSESFTLPNQSKDNKNEGVYENALPWTKSTQVKPINMTMTRQVQKSQEDAVYGNSNELYGNL from the exons ATGAAGATGAAGACCTTCCATGTGCTGTGGATCGGGATCTTTCTGTCAG GATTTAGGGATTCAGCCACAGATGGAACTGAAATACATGGATTTTTCGGAAAAGTTGCCACCATCACATGTTCCCACAGCTGGACTTCAAGCAATATAAAGTATTTCTGCAGAGATCCATGTaaagacagtaaagatattttagTGAAATCTGGCCAGTCACCTACAGGAAGATACAGACTGAAGGATTCAGGAAACACCTTCACTGTGGTCATCTCTGATCTACAGGAGTCAGACTCTGGGATTTACTGGTGTGGAGTGGACAGATTTGGTTATGACTCATTTAAAAAAGTCAAACTGACTTTATCTAAAG ATCCACGCGAAAGCATCACTACATCCACAGAAccatacaaatacatacaaacatCCACAGATTCACACACAGTTACACCAGCAGCACATTCAGAGTCAACATCTGTCACAGCACGCAAAACCACCAGCTATTCAAGCCCTGATGACATCACACTCTCACCCTCAATAACAG CATCTGTGAACACTACAGTATACATACTATATGCTGTCGGTGGTCTGCTCTTAGCAGTAATCATGTTTGCAGTTGGACTGGTGACTGTTCATCAGTACCGgaaaaaaaacaagacatcaGAAA GCTTCACGCTGCCCAACCAAAGCAAAGATAACAAG AATGAAGGTGTATATGAGAATGCTCTTCCTTGGACAAAAAGCACACAGGTGAAACCTATCAACATGACTATGACCAGACAAGTGCAAAAGAGCCAAGAGGATGCAGTCTACGGGAATTCAAATGAACTTTATGGAAATCTCTGA
- the LOC132141718 gene encoding Fc receptor-like protein 5, with product MQSMYLSVVVKKEGEELGHSGEAQSRAAAPLHREEPAKVARVSVTDAFWTHSWGSVLGTSHREEASGKTEDTLEGIAVVVKIRMTLSLPIIFLLMISALQVKAAQLVLEKQTVNLTCETTCNLTDRFIWYKNGQTLHIQSKTLQLQSERSDSGHYSCAARGHEHLHSPAVSITAMYPPQSVSVSISPSGVIVEGDSVTLSCSSDSNPPALIFRWFKENQSSAVGSGQSFIISSFNSRHSGRYSCEAQNQHGSQRSDSVSVAVEG from the exons ATGCAGTCGATGTACCTGTCTGTCGTGGTAAAGAAGGAG ggtgaggagcTCGGCCACTCGGGAgaagctcagagtagagccgctgctcctctacatcgagaggagccagctaaGGTGGCTCGGGTATCTGTTACGGATGCCTTCTGGACGCATTCCTGGGGAAGTGTTCTGGGCACTTCCCACCGGGAGGAGGCCTCGGGGAAGAccgaggacacgctggaggga ATTGCAGTGGTGGTGAAGATCAGAATGACTCTTTCTCTTCCTATCATCTTTCTGCTCATGATTTCTG CTCTTCAGGTAAAGGCAGCACAGCTGGTGCTGGAGAAACAAACAGTCAATCTGACCTGTGAAACCACATGCAATCTGacagacagattcatctggtacaaaAATGGACAGACTTTACACATCCAGAGTAAAACTCTCCAGCTTCAGTCTGAGCGCAGTGATTCTGGTCATTACAGCTGCGCCGCCAGAGGACATGAACATCTGCACTCTCCTGCTGTCAGCATCACTGCTATGT ATCCTCCACAGAGCGTCTCGGTGTCCATCAGTCCGTCTGGTGTAatagtggagggagattcagtgactctgagCTGCAGCAGTGACTCAAACCCTCCTGCTCTCATCTTCAGATGGTTTAAGGAGAATCAAAGCTCAGCTGTTGGATCTGGACAGAGTTTCATCATCTCCAGCTTTAACTCGAGACACAGCGGACGCTACTCTTGTGAGGCTCAGAATCAACACGGATCTCAGAGATCAGACTCTGTTTCAGTCGCTGTTGAAG GCTAG